The Deinobacterium chartae sequence GTCTCGCCCTACCCCGATCAGGAAGCCCCGATCGTCCTGAGCGCCTGGGGGCACCAGCTCACCCTCGAGTCCCTCGACCCGGAGCGCATCGAGAGCTTTATCGAGGCTTACCAGCAGGGCCCGCAGACCCCTGAACCGGGGGCTCCCTGCTACGGTGGCGTCTTCCCGTCGTGAACGCCCTGCCCCTGTGGGCCCGCGCGGTGGCCAGTGCCCTGCTGGCACTGGTCGCCACCCTGCTGGTCCTGGAGCTGCTCGAGCGCGGTCGCGGCAACGCTTCGGCCGACGTGACCTTCGCGCGCGACATGAGCGCCCACCACGCGCAGGCGGTGCAGATGAGCATGATCTTGCACGCCCGCACGCACGACCCGCAACTTCGCACGCTGGCCCTGGACATCGCCCTTACCCAGCAGGCCCAGCTCGGCATGATGCACGGCTGGTTGCAGGCCTGGAACGTGCCCATCGCGGGCCGCGGGCCCATCATGCGCGGCATGGGCGAAAGCATGGGCATGGCCACCGCCGAGCAGATCGCCGCCCTGAGCAGCGCCCCCCTCGAAGAAGCCGAAACGCTCTATCTGCAACTGATGCTGCGCCACCACCAGGGCGGCATCCTCATGGCCGAGGGGGCCGCCCTCGAGGTGCGCCGCCCGTACCTGCGCGAACTCGCCCGCAAGATGGTCGAGGGGCAGCGCAGTGAAACCGGGCTGCTCGAGGCGATGCTCCGCGAGCGCAGGGCGCAGCCGCTGCCCGCGCCCGAAGCGCACCGGCACTGAACGGATCGCGCGCCAAGGGCGCTCAGGCCCCGTAGCGCGCGATCAGCTCGCGATCTACGCCCAGGCGGCGCGCCCGCGCGGCCAGCAGGTTCAGCAGCGGTTGCAGCAGCCCCATCGGACCCGGCAGGCCCGCCTCGCCTATCTCGCACAGCACCGCCAGGTGCAGCGGGTTGCGCGGCACGCCGCCCTGGGTGGTCAGGCCGTCGTTGGCCAGGCCGTACGCCACGATCAGCCCCCGCTCGAAACCCGCGTGCCCGGGGCGCAGCTCTACCCGGAACGACACCAGCTCGGTTCCCGGATTGAAGAAACGGTGCGGCACGCCGCTGCGAGCGGTGGCCTGCTCGCCCGATTTCAGGTACAGCTTGCGCCCGCCCACCTCGAGGCCCAGCGTCCCGCTCAGGCAGGTGAAGTGCTCGTCGAAGCTGCGGTGCACGTGCGCCGCGTTGCCGCCGCTGGGAAGCAGTTCTATCTCGATGACGGTCGGGCTCCCCTGCCCGTCGGTGCGTTGCAAAAAAGTCACGCGGTCGCCCAGGCAGCGGTTGGTGATGGTCAGTCGGGGTTGAGATCCAGCTACAGCGGTCATACAGCAACTCCTTGTGGTGGTCTGGACCTCCTCGAGGAGTGACGCAGGTACAGGGGAAGTCCTGTTTGCAGCTTAGGAGCGGGGCAATGGTTGAAGAATGATTGGGAAAAGAGGGCGGCCCCTCGAGGGCTCGAGGGGCCTTGTGAAGCATGAGTATGGGTCGTTCGCT is a genomic window containing:
- a CDS encoding DUF305 domain-containing protein — translated: MNALPLWARAVASALLALVATLLVLELLERGRGNASADVTFARDMSAHHAQAVQMSMILHARTHDPQLRTLALDIALTQQAQLGMMHGWLQAWNVPIAGRGPIMRGMGESMGMATAEQIAALSSAPLEEAETLYLQLMLRHHQGGILMAEGAALEVRRPYLRELARKMVEGQRSETGLLEAMLRERRAQPLPAPEAHRH
- a CDS encoding cupin domain-containing protein, which translates into the protein MTAVAGSQPRLTITNRCLGDRVTFLQRTDGQGSPTVIEIELLPSGGNAAHVHRSFDEHFTCLSGTLGLEVGGRKLYLKSGEQATARSGVPHRFFNPGTELVSFRVELRPGHAGFERGLIVAYGLANDGLTTQGGVPRNPLHLAVLCEIGEAGLPGPMGLLQPLLNLLAARARRLGVDRELIARYGA